The segment CCAGGTGTTCCCCCTAAACGGAATGTATTTACACAGGAGACTTATGAAACACCTTATCGTCGCACTTACAGTGCTTTTCTCTATGTCCGCGCATGCAGTATCGAAACAAGAAGCTGAAATTCTTGAAACGGTTATTAAAAACGCAAACCTTTTCACGGTGACATATTCCGACGGTAGCGAAGCTCCGGAAGAGTACGCTTTGCCGAAGCTTATTTCAGACGCCCTTTTAAATGGCTACTTCCAGTTGAAAGAAGAAAATACGGGCACTGTTGGCAGCCTCAAGTACACATACATCTCATGTGATGTAACGACAGACGATTCAAAATCAGTGAAGGATGCGACTGTTTATGATTGCACACTGACTTTCGGACAAGGTGAATTCACAAATACAGACGAGGGTTTCACGGGCCCTGATTCTGAAGGCCAAGTGATGCTTTCGTTTTCAGCGGTGGTTCCTAATAACCCACGCTATGAAGTTGAAATTCCAGATACGAATATGGTTTTGGAAATCGGCGACTAAGATCTATCGATAAAAAATAATTGCGGAGGGGCTGCCATGATGGCGGCCTTTTTGCTTTTCAGGAAACAGTGGGATCAGGAAGATATTTCCTTTCTGTCTAGAGGGAAGACACTTAAAAATGGCCGAGAGGAACTTTTATTTTAATAGGCTGCGGCCTCGAGTTTGCTCAGTAGGTTTGTGACCATTCCATAATCTTTTTCGCAAGGGACGTGCCTATGAAAAAACAAGTTTTAGTTTCTGTAATGACTGTATTAACAGGTTTTAGTGCCATGGCGGCGAGTTCGCTGAGCAAGGGTGATTACACTGGCCACACGAAAGATGGTAGCAATTGCGGCCTCCGCATTAAACAAAACGAAGCTATCTACGAAAGAACGACTATTCAGTTTACTTGGACAAAAAACGGTAAAAACGAATACGGTTATGTTGATATGAAAAATGACGAGATTCGCATTGATGGCAACACTTTCACTGCGCAATCTAGTAACGATATCGCTAAGGCAAAAGTGAAGCTGACTTTAGCTAACGATGGAACCCCGATCGAAGCAAAGATGGGCGTCGGATTGTTCGTGCAGCTTGGCTATGATGTAACGTGCCTTCAGCTTACACGCAAATAGTAGAAGAGATCTCAGTGCTATTAACGAAAAAGCCGTTCATCCTTGAGCGGCTTTTTTGTTTTAAAGCACTCTTGCCGGAATTACGAATGGCGCTCTTTGGCTGCCAAGAGGACGTCTTGAAGGTACTCGGCCATGATCTCGCGCAAGTCTTCAGTAGTGAGAGTTTCAGCTGTTTTACCGTGTTGCTGCATGAGTGTCTGAAGCTCGCGGCGAATCTCCCCTTCTGGGAGTCCGGTCGCAAGAATGACCATCTCAAGAAGTGCATTACCCATGTTAGCCTCCATGCTTTGTGGGTTTGTCTTCATGACAAAATCATTGCACCAATCGGTTAGTCGGAACTCAACCAAATGGTGGTGACTTAAATTGATTTAGTCCAAGGTCTGGTCCCAGTATGTCCGCATGGGAGCAACGTGTTTATGGAATCTAAAATCGTCTAACTCCTAGCCAGAGAGCCTTTTCCGAGCGGATTCAGCTACTTCCACACTTATGCGCCAAAACGAGTGTTTGCATCGACAGGCGGATCACAGCGGGAACGTTTGTAGAGGCCAAGGACCGTGGCACCACCTGTGCAATGAAAGAAAACATACACAAGGGGGATGTGTGAAATATCTCATTACAGGCAGCTTCATCATAATGATGGCTCTATTTCAAAACTGCTCAAAGGTGGGCTTCAATTCTGATGCATCTGCGATGGCTCTTAAATCCGGGGCTGACGGGCGCTCCGCAGGCGATGATGGAGTTCTCGGCACTGCAGACGATGTTCCTGGCGACGACGGCGCTATGAGCGGCGGTAACTGCGGTGGCGATGACCAAGCGAAAAACAAAGAAGACGAAGATGATCAGGATAGCGCGGATTGGTTATACATCCCCGGCGGTCGCGGACATGTACCTATGAGCTCTGTCGCGATTTGCCCTCCTGGTTCAAGGGACGAAGGACAACAAAAATGTCCTATGTTTTGTTACCAAGGAGTCGACTACGTAATGCATAAGAGTGAAGCTCGAAACTATTTCGCTAAGCACTTTGATAAAGTGCCTAACTACGGAGGAGGAGCGGTTCCGGGAACTTGTGCAAATCCAGATTTAAAACTGAAACAATAAAACCCACGAAAGAAGAAGAGGCGTTACAAACGCCTCTTCTTCTTTTACTGATTCTTTTTTCTGATTATGTTCCAGCACCAGGAGCGAAGTTACGCGGTTTACCTGGCATTGGTGGCGGAGCCTGTGGAGGCGGCGCCATTGTCATTGGACCCACCGGTTCTGGATCTGGATCGCGGAAGCGTGAGAACTTCGCATCGAAACGGAGCTTAACAGTACCCGTGGCACCGTTACGTTGCTTACCGATGATCACTTCGGCGTGACCTTGCTTATCTGGATCATCCTTGTCGTAGTAGTCATCACGATAAAGCATCATGATAACGTCGGCATCTTGCTCGATCGATCCGGATTCACGAAGATCTGAAAGCATTGGACGACGATCTGAACGACCCTCTACACCACGATTCAACTGCGCAAGTGCGATGACAGGAATCTGTAATTCTTTAGCAAGAACCTTCAGGGCTTTTGAAATCTCAGAAACCGCGCGCTCGCGGCTTTCCACTTTTTGTTTCAAATCCATCAACTGCAAGTAGTCAATCATGACGAGATCTAGACCGTGTTGTGCCTTCAAACGACGGCAACGTGCACGGATCTCGAAGGGGCTTACGCCCGGAGTATCATCAATGAACAAGTTTGCTTCACTCAAAGTACCAGCAGCGCTGATCAACTTTGGCCAAGAAGAATCTTGAATACGACCGGTACGGATTTCACCCATACCGACTTTTGCCTCCGCAGAAAGAAGACGCATCATCATCGACTCTTTACCCATCTCGAGAGAGAAGTAAGCTACAGTCTTCTTCATGCGAAGGGCTGCGTGCTGAGCGATGTTCAAGCTGAATGCGGTTTTACCCATGGAAGGACGAGCGGCAATAATCGTTAATTCGCCTGGATGAAGACCGGCAGTCATGTCATCCATCCCTTTAAAACCTGTCGCAAGACCTGTGATGTCCGCTTTGCGCTTAAAGAGTTCTTCGATTTTTTCGATAGAAGATTTAACGATCTCCATAGAGCCGACAAGACCTTGCTTGGCCTTGTTTTCGCCGACTTTCAAAACTTCGGCTTCGGCTTGGTCGATCAAACTTTCAATATCGGCGTAGTCCTGATTGTAAGCACGCTCGATCAAGCCGTTGCTGGTTGCGATCAAACGGCGAAGCAAAGACTTTTCACGCACGATCTCGGCGTGAGTTTGAATGTTAGCTGCTGAAATTGTTTTATCCAAAAGACTCACGAGATATTCAGGACCACCGGATGTTTCAAGCTCATCGCGAGATTGAAGCAAGTTAGTGACAGTGATGATATCGATCGGTTGGCTTTTGCCGTGGAGATCTTTAATAGCCTGATAAATCTTTTGATTTGCGGGCTTGTAGAAGTCGTCTGTATCGATCAAGTCTGCGACTTGGTCGAAGGCCTCTTGATCTAACATCAAGCCGCCAATAATCGACTGTTCAGCCTCCAGATGCTGAGGCGGGATACGTGCGCTCATAACCCCTCCTGAGACACGGTATTACCGAAAATTCTAGAACGACAGTGCGGGACACTCATAGTAGTTAGCCAAGGATGGCCCGCTGATGAAAAGTCAGGACGTTCTCTTAGTTATTTTTCTTAACACGAATTTTGTAATTGTCGATTTTCTTTTTCAAAGTGTTGCGATTGATGCCTAGCA is part of the Bdellovibrionales bacterium genome and harbors:
- the dnaB gene encoding replicative DNA helicase, with translation MSARIPPQHLEAEQSIIGGLMLDQEAFDQVADLIDTDDFYKPANQKIYQAIKDLHGKSQPIDIITVTNLLQSRDELETSGGPEYLVSLLDKTISAANIQTHAEIVREKSLLRRLIATSNGLIERAYNQDYADIESLIDQAEAEVLKVGENKAKQGLVGSMEIVKSSIEKIEELFKRKADITGLATGFKGMDDMTAGLHPGELTIIAARPSMGKTAFSLNIAQHAALRMKKTVAYFSLEMGKESMMMRLLSAEAKVGMGEIRTGRIQDSSWPKLISAAGTLSEANLFIDDTPGVSPFEIRARCRRLKAQHGLDLVMIDYLQLMDLKQKVESRERAVSEISKALKVLAKELQIPVIALAQLNRGVEGRSDRRPMLSDLRESGSIEQDADVIMMLYRDDYYDKDDPDKQGHAEVIIGKQRNGATGTVKLRFDAKFSRFRDPDPEPVGPMTMAPPPQAPPPMPGKPRNFAPGAGT